Proteins from a single region of Streptomyces sp. HUAS 15-9:
- a CDS encoding ATP-binding protein, whose translation MTAAAYQYVDLPDASVVTTRALLTARENITDTVAARAMMCIHGGAGFGKTLAVNICLRGLEPGEDVRKITFRARPTARAVRYELFTALGPAGEPPRHSSEFDRLLKTALAERPRTFLVDEAQWLNGEACG comes from the coding sequence GTGACCGCGGCTGCCTACCAGTACGTCGACCTGCCTGATGCGTCCGTGGTCACCACCCGCGCCCTGCTCACCGCCCGGGAGAACATCACCGACACGGTCGCCGCGCGGGCGATGATGTGCATCCACGGTGGAGCCGGCTTCGGTAAGACCCTCGCCGTCAACATCTGCCTGCGCGGGCTCGAACCCGGCGAGGACGTCCGCAAGATCACTTTCCGTGCCCGGCCGACGGCCCGTGCGGTGCGCTACGAGCTGTTCACCGCGCTCGGCCCGGCGGGTGAACCGCCGCGCCATTCCAGCGAGTTCGACCGTCTGCTGAAGACCGCTCTGGCCGAGCGGCCCCGCACGTTCCTGGTGGACGAGGCCCAGTGGCTGAACGGGGAGGCGTGTGGATGA